From the Solanum stenotomum isolate F172 chromosome 4, ASM1918654v1, whole genome shotgun sequence genome, one window contains:
- the LOC125862570 gene encoding CBS domain-containing protein CBSCBSPB5-like, whose protein sequence is MVTSVGGRTASRRSLSMTSLSSHPKKKTTVSNAGGLPVSPHRKSLFSSRSMGLTGERTVKRLRLSKALMVPDSTSIYDACRKMAAHRVDALLLTDSNALLCGILTDKDITTRVIASEVNIQETPVSKVMTKHPIFVLSDTLAVEALQKMVLGKFRHLPVVENGEVIALLDIAKCLYDAIARLERAAEKGKAIVAAVEGVEKNWGASASGSDSFIETLRERMFRPSLSTIISENPKTVTVEPNDTVLDAAKKMFESQTSSAIVAVDKKPQGILTSKDILMRVIAQDLSPESILVERVMTPNPECATTDTSIVDALHTMHDGKFLHLPVIDKDGIVVAVVDVLHITHAAVATVGNTSGVNNEVANTRMQKFWDSAMELSPDDEEETRSISSLKLASEGAELRRCISYPSSSLPNTFSFKIQDRTGRMHRFNCNIGSMRDLITAIIQRVGDDIKRKNLPQILYEDEDHDKVVLATESDLTAAVDHARCAGWKGLRLHLDYSGKNGRRKGSSSNSLDTQSAWASAYSAVVAGAALVAGLGVIAFLRRSTN, encoded by the exons ATGGTAACGAGTGTAGGAGGAAGAACGGCATCGAGGAGAAGCTTGTCAATGACAAGCTTATCCTCCCATCcgaaaaagaaaacaacagtCAGTAATGCTGGGGGACTCCCTGTGTCTCCTCATCGGAAATCTCTATTCTCTTCTCGTTCCAT GGGTTTGACTGGAGAGAGGACAGTGAAGAGACTCCGGCTTTCTAAAGCTCTAATGGTACCTGATTCTACAAGTATTTATGATGCTTGCCGCAAGATGGCTGCTCACAGAGTTGATGCTTTATTGTTGACTGACTCGAATGCATTACTATGTGGTATATTGACGGATAAG GATATAACAACCAGAGTTATTGCAAGTGAAGTCAATATTCAGGAAACACCCGTTTCAAAGGTTATGACAAAACATCCCATTTTTGTGCTTTCAGACACACTTGCTGTAGAAGCATTGCAGAAAATGGTGCTAG GAAAATTTAGACATTTGCCAGTTGTAGAAAATGGTGAGGTCATTGCTTTGCTTGATATAGCAAAATGTCTTTATGATGCTATTGCTCGCCTTGAAAGGGCAGCAGAGAAAGGAAAGGCAATTGTAGCTGCTGTTGAGGGAGTTGAAAAAAACTGGGGAGCATCTGCTTCTG GTTCTGATTCATTTATTGAAACCCTTCGGGAGAGAATGTTTCGGCCTTCACTCTCTACAATCATTTCTGAGAATCCAAA AACTGTTACAGTTGAACCAAACGATACTGTTTTAGACGCAGCAAAAAAGATGTTTGAATCTCAAACAAGCTCGGCTATTGTGGCTGTTGATAAGAAACCACAAGGAATTTTAAC TTCAAAGGACATACTGATGCGAGTCATAGCACAAGATCTTTCACCAGAGTCCATTCTTGTTGAGAGG GTAATGACTCCCAATCCTGAATGTGCTACAACAGATACATCTATTGTTGATGCTTTACATACAATGCATGACGGGAAATTTTTACACCTACCTGTAATTGATAAAG ATGGAATTGTAGTTGCTGTGGTTGATGTGCTTCATATCACTCATGCAGCTGTAGCCACG GTGGGAAATACTTCTGGAGTGAATAATGAAGTTGCAAATACTAGGATGCAAAAGTTTTGGGATTCAGCTATGGAATTGTCTCCAGATGATGAGGAAGAGACACGAAG CATTTCTTCCTTGAAACTGGCTTCTGAAGGGGCAGAATTGAGAAGATGTATTTCTTATCCTTCGTCAAGCCTGCCTAATACTTTTTCATTCAAGATTCAAGACAGAACAGGAAGGATGCACAGATTCAACTGCA ACATCGGGAGCATGAGAGATCTGATAACAGCAATTATTCAAAGAGTGGGGGATGACATAAAGCGGAAGAACCTTCCTCAAATTCTG TATGAAGATGAAGACCATGACAAGGTTGTTCTAGCAACAGAAAGTGATCTCACAGCTGCAGTTGACCATGCAAGATGTGCAGGTTGgaag GGATTAAGATTGCACTTAGACTATTCAGGAAAGAATGGGCGTAGGAAGGGTTCAAGCTCCAACAGTTTGGATACACAATCTGCATGGGCTTCAGCTTACAGTGCCGTAGTAGCTGGTGCTGCATTAGTTGCAGGTTTAGGCGTAATAGCATTCCTAAGGAGATCtactaactaa